Below is a window of Stappia sp. DNA.
CACGGCGTTGACGGCCGCGCGCGACCGCTTGCGCCACTGGCTTCTGCGCGAGTCGCTTCCCCTGTGGACCTCCGCCGGCGTCGATCCGGCAACCGGCGGGTTTCGCGAAAGTCTCGACCGGCGCACCGGCGCGCCGACGGCGGCGCCGACCCGTCCGCGCGTGCCGCCGCGCCAGATCTATGCGGTGCTGACCGGCGCGGCACTCGGTTGGCAGGGGCCGGCGGAGGCGCTGGCCCTGCGGGCGCTCGCAGACTACCACCGCCGCTTTCGCGTCGCCGACGGGACGCTGCGCCCCGAGCCGGTGGTGGCGGGCGGCGTGCGCCCCTGCGATCTCTACGATCAGGCCTTCGCGCTCTTCGCCTATGCGGCGCTCGCCGAGGCGGTTCCCGCAAAGCGGCCTGCGATGGAGGCGGAGGCCGCGCATCTGCTCGCCACCTTGCGCGAGCGCCTGCGACATCCCGCCGGCGGGTTTCAGGAGGATGCGCCGCCGCGCCTGCCGCTTCGGGCCAATCCGCACATGCATCTCTTCGAGGCCGCGCTGGCCTGGGAAGCGGTGACGGAAGATGCCGCGTGGCCCGCGCTGGCGGACGAAATCGCCGGGCTCGCCCTGGCGCGCTTCATCGATGCCGAAACGGGCGCCTTGCGCGAGTTCTTCGCCGCCGACTGGACGCCGATGCCGGATGAGACGGGACGGATCGTGGAGCCGGGCCATCAGTTCGAGTGGGCGTGGCTGCTGAGGCGCTGGGGTCTCAAACGGGACCGGCAAGACGCGCTTGCCGCCGCGCGCCGGCTCTTCGCCATCGGCTGCGCGCACGGCATCTGCCCGCAGCGCAAGATGGCGGTCCTGTCGCTGACCGACGATTTCGCCGTTCTGGATCCGGTGGCCCGGCTCTGGTCGCAGACGGAATGGCTCAAGGCGTCGCTCGCGATGGGCGAGATCGCGGAGACCGCGGCGGAGCGGGCCGCCTGCCGGCGTCAGGCGCTGGACGCCGTTGCGGCGCTCGAGCGCTTTCTGGACACGGAAACACCCGGCACATTTGCGGGGGCCTGGCACGACAGGCTCGGGCCCGATGGCACCTTCGTGGACGAACCGGCGCCGGCGAGTTCCTTCTACCACATTGTCTGCGCGATCTCCGAGTTGGACGCGGTGCTGGCGCGGGGCGGGGTCTGACGATGTCGCACTTGCCGCCGTTGGTCGGGTATGCGACACCGCGCGGGCAGTAACCCGCAGCCCGTCCGCCTGCGGGGCTCGAGGATCACCGCATATGTCCGCCGACGTCGTTTCTTCAGAGCCCGAAACCCCGGCCTCCCGTTTGCAGAGCCCGCTCGAGACATTGCGCGCGCGGATGCAGGACCGCTCGGCGGTCATCGGCATCATCGGGCTCGGCTATGTCGGTCTGCCGCTGGCGTTGCGCTTCAGCGAGCTGGGGCATGCCATCGTCGGCTTCGACGTGGACGCGACCAAGGTCGCCGATCTCAACGCCAAGGGCGGCTATGTCCGCTATCAGGGCCAGACGCGCGAGAGCGTGCGCTTTCACAGCCGCTTCGAGGCGACGACCGATTTCGCCCGGGCGGGCGAGTGCGACGCGCTGATCCTCTGCGTGCCGACCCCGCTTGGAAAATCCCACGATCCCGACATCGGCTACATCCTCGACGCGGCGGCGAGCATCCGTCCGCATCTGCGCCCCGGCCAGGTGATCGCGCTGGAATCGACCACCTATCCCGGCACCACCGAAGAGGACATGCTGCCCGCGCTCGCCCGCGAGGATCTGACGGTGGGCGAGGACGTCTTCGTCGTCTATTCGCCCGAGCGCGAGGACCCGGGCAACGCCAAATACGGCATCCGCCAGATCCCGAAGGTGATCAGCGGGGTGACGCCGGCCTGCCTGCAGGCGGCCGAGGCGCTTTACGGCGGCGCGGTCGACACGCTGGTGCCGGTGTCCTCGACCCGCGCGGCGGAAATGACCAAGCTCCTGGAAAACATCCACCGGGCGGTCAACATCGGGCTCGTGAACGAGATGAAGACGGTGGCCGACCGCATGGGGCTCGACATCTTCGAGGTGGTCCGGGCGGCCGCCACCAAGCCCTTCGGCTTCACGCCCTTCTATCCGGGGCCGGGGGTCGGCGGGCACTGCATCCCGGTCGATCCCTTCTATCTCACCTGGAAGGCGCGCGAATACGGGCTGCACACGCGCTTCATCGAGCTGGCCGGCGAGATCAACCGTTACATGCCGGAGTATATCGTCGAGAAGCTGATGGACGCGCTCAACGGCGCGCGCAAGGCGCTCAACGGCGCGAGGGTGCTGGTGCTCGGCGTCGCCTTCAAGAAGAACATCGACGACATGCGCGAATCCCCCAGCGTGCGCGTGGTGGAGCTGATCGCGGAGAAGGGGGGCGACGTCGCCTATGCCGATCCGCATGTGCCGACGCTGACGCTCGAAGAGGGCAAGGGCGCCAGCCTGACAGCGCAGCCTTTCGACGCGGCGGCGATTGCCGGCTACGACGCGGTGGTGATCGCCACCGATCACGATGCCTTCGATTACGAGATGATCGCGCGCGAGGCGAAGCTCATCGTCGACACGCGCGGGCGTTATCCGGCCAGCCAGGCGCGGGTGACGCGCGCCTGACGGCGGATACGCGCTCTCATGCGGGACGGCGGGTATTCGCGGCGGCGAGCATTGTATTTTGCGCGCCGGTCGGATACCCCACGGATCGGCTTACGATGGCGTCCCTGCCGCGCATGGGAGAGACGCCCAACAGGGTCAACAACACAGCGGGACGTTCGGTATGTATGAGGCCATCGATCCAAACCCCAGTTTTCCGAAACTCGAGGAAGAGATCCTCAAGTTCTGGGAGGAAAACCGGATTTTCGAGGCCTCCGTCGAGCAGCGCCGCAATCAGGACAGTGCCGGCGAATATGTCTTCTACGACGGGCCTCCGTTCGCCAACGGCCTGCCGCACTACGGCCATCTGGCCACCGGCTTCGTCAAGGACCTGATCCCGCGCTATCGCACCATGCGCGGCGATTGCGTCGTGCGCCGCTTCGGCTGGGACTGCCACGGGCTTCCGGCCGAACTGACGGCGGAGAAGGAACTCGGCATCTCCGGCCGCAACGAGATCCTCGACTACGGCATCGGCAACTTCAACGCCCATTGCTCGGTCTCGGTCATGCGCTTCACCAACGAGTGGCGCTATTACGTCGAGCGGCAGGGGCGCTGGGTCGATTTCGAGAACGATTACAAGACGATGAACCTTTCCTTCATGGAAAGCGTCATCTGGGGCTTCAAGCAGCTGTGGGACAAGGGGCTCGTCTATCGCGGCTATCGCGTGGTGCCCTATTCCTGGGCGGTGCAGACGCCGCTGTCGAACTTCGAGACCCGGCTCGACAATTCCTACCGCGAACGCCAGGACCCCGCGCTGACCGTCGGCTTTCTGCTGAAGGACGACCGCTTCGCGGACGTTCCCACACGGCTGCTCGCCTGGACGACCACGCCCTGGACGCTGCCGTCGAACCTGGCGCTCGCCGTCGCCCCCGATCTCGACTACGCCGTCCTTGAGAAGGACGGCCAGCGCGTGATCCTGGCCGAGGCAGCACTTGAGCGCTACGAGCGCGAGTTCGGCGACTGGACCCGCGTCGCGACGCACACCGGCGCGGCGCTGGCCGATGCGCGCTACGAGCCGCTGTTTCCCTATTTCAAGGAAACGGAGAACGCCTTCCAGGTGCTCGCCGCCGATTTCGTCGAGGCGGGCGACGGCACGGGCTGCGTGCACATCGCGCCGGGCTTCGGCGAGGACGACTTCGAACTCGCCAA
It encodes the following:
- a CDS encoding AGE family epimerase/isomerase; protein product: MRDTGGDLHTALTAARDRLRHWLLRESLPLWTSAGVDPATGGFRESLDRRTGAPTAAPTRPRVPPRQIYAVLTGAALGWQGPAEALALRALADYHRRFRVADGTLRPEPVVAGGVRPCDLYDQAFALFAYAALAEAVPAKRPAMEAEAAHLLATLRERLRHPAGGFQEDAPPRLPLRANPHMHLFEAALAWEAVTEDAAWPALADEIAGLALARFIDAETGALREFFAADWTPMPDETGRIVEPGHQFEWAWLLRRWGLKRDRQDALAAARRLFAIGCAHGICPQRKMAVLSLTDDFAVLDPVARLWSQTEWLKASLAMGEIAETAAERAACRRQALDAVAALERFLDTETPGTFAGAWHDRLGPDGTFVDEPAPASSFYHIVCAISELDAVLARGGV
- a CDS encoding nucleotide sugar dehydrogenase, producing the protein MSADVVSSEPETPASRLQSPLETLRARMQDRSAVIGIIGLGYVGLPLALRFSELGHAIVGFDVDATKVADLNAKGGYVRYQGQTRESVRFHSRFEATTDFARAGECDALILCVPTPLGKSHDPDIGYILDAAASIRPHLRPGQVIALESTTYPGTTEEDMLPALAREDLTVGEDVFVVYSPEREDPGNAKYGIRQIPKVISGVTPACLQAAEALYGGAVDTLVPVSSTRAAEMTKLLENIHRAVNIGLVNEMKTVADRMGLDIFEVVRAAATKPFGFTPFYPGPGVGGHCIPVDPFYLTWKAREYGLHTRFIELAGEINRYMPEYIVEKLMDALNGARKALNGARVLVLGVAFKKNIDDMRESPSVRVVELIAEKGGDVAYADPHVPTLTLEEGKGASLTAQPFDAAAIAGYDAVVIATDHDAFDYEMIAREAKLIVDTRGRYPASQARVTRA